A part of Kitasatospora acidiphila genomic DNA contains:
- a CDS encoding enoyl-CoA hydratase/isomerase family protein, which translates to MSEQEPLRVEHRANGVAVLTFDNPDKRNPMTRRLTEQWQYTMRSLREDGELRAVVVTGTGPAFCSGADLGELADGHGRGLAAARADLSAFYRTWLAVRDLPVPTLAAVNGHAVGAGLALVLACDLRYAAEQAKLGAPFVQLGLHPGMATTALLAEAVGLPRARELLLTGRLLSGTEAAAMGLVQQALPAEQVLRTALDVADEIAAAAPLAVRLTKSGLAHGRLTVEQALTWEALAQPVTITSDDFREGVQARQEHRNPHFTGA; encoded by the coding sequence ACAACCCCGACAAGCGCAACCCGATGACCAGGCGGCTCACCGAGCAGTGGCAGTACACCATGCGCTCGCTGCGCGAGGACGGCGAGCTGCGCGCCGTCGTGGTCACCGGCACCGGCCCCGCGTTCTGCTCGGGCGCCGACCTCGGCGAACTCGCCGACGGACACGGCCGGGGCCTGGCCGCCGCCCGAGCCGACCTCTCGGCCTTCTACCGGACCTGGCTGGCCGTGCGCGACCTGCCGGTCCCCACCCTCGCGGCCGTCAACGGCCATGCGGTGGGCGCCGGGCTGGCCCTGGTCCTGGCCTGCGACCTGCGTTACGCCGCCGAGCAGGCGAAGCTCGGCGCGCCGTTCGTCCAGCTCGGGCTGCACCCGGGGATGGCCACCACCGCACTGCTCGCCGAGGCCGTCGGCCTGCCGCGGGCCCGCGAACTGCTGCTGACCGGGCGGCTGTTGAGCGGAACCGAGGCCGCCGCCATGGGCCTGGTGCAGCAGGCGCTGCCCGCCGAGCAGGTGCTGCGGACCGCGCTGGACGTGGCCGACGAGATCGCCGCCGCGGCACCCCTGGCGGTCAGGCTCACCAAGAGCGGCCTGGCGCACGGCCGGCTCACCGTGGAGCAGGCGCTGACCTGGGAGGCGCTCGCCCAACCCGTGACCATCACCTCGGACGACTTCCGCGAAGGCGTCCAGGCCCGCCAGGAGCACCGCAACCCGCACTTCACCGGCGCCTGA
- a CDS encoding acyl-CoA dehydrogenase family protein — translation MLRQQVRDFLNAERAAGTILGRPDSWLTGWDPGFTRRLAERGWVGMALPREYGGSGRGNLERYVVIEELLAAGAPVSAHWVADRQAGPSILRHGTEEQRRRFLPRIAAGQCFFSIGMSEQHSGSDLASVRTRAERTGNGWRLTGTKMWTGGAHVNDYAIVLARTDESADRHAGLSQFIVDLRDPRIRVEPIRLLSGEHTFNYVHLEAVELADDALLGHAGDGWQQVTGELALERSGPERFLSTLPLLIALVAELRRGACSPEQHARVGRLTARLASIRQLSLSVAAALEAGRPADVQAALVKDLGTRFEGELINEAREILPVAARFDATRGSYPELLATAILHSPGYTLRGGTNEILRGIITRGLEASR, via the coding sequence ATGCTGCGTCAACAAGTGCGCGACTTCCTGAACGCCGAGCGGGCCGCCGGCACCATCCTGGGCCGCCCCGACTCATGGCTGACCGGCTGGGACCCCGGCTTCACCCGGCGCCTGGCCGAGCGCGGCTGGGTCGGCATGGCGCTGCCGCGCGAGTACGGTGGCAGCGGGCGCGGCAACCTCGAACGCTACGTCGTCATCGAGGAGTTGCTGGCGGCGGGTGCCCCGGTCTCGGCCCACTGGGTCGCCGACCGGCAGGCCGGGCCGTCCATCCTGCGGCACGGCACCGAGGAGCAGCGCCGCCGCTTCCTGCCCAGGATCGCCGCCGGGCAGTGCTTCTTCTCCATCGGCATGAGCGAACAGCACAGCGGCTCGGACCTGGCCTCGGTGCGGACGCGGGCGGAACGGACCGGCAACGGCTGGCGGTTGACCGGCACCAAGATGTGGACCGGCGGCGCGCACGTCAACGACTACGCGATCGTGCTCGCCCGCACGGACGAATCGGCGGACCGGCACGCCGGGTTGAGCCAGTTCATCGTCGACCTGCGCGATCCGCGGATCCGGGTCGAGCCGATCCGGCTGCTCAGCGGTGAGCACACCTTCAACTACGTGCACCTGGAGGCCGTCGAGCTCGCCGACGACGCGCTGCTCGGCCACGCCGGTGACGGCTGGCAGCAGGTCACCGGGGAGCTGGCCCTGGAGCGCAGCGGGCCGGAGCGGTTCCTGTCCACGCTGCCCCTGCTGATCGCGCTGGTCGCAGAGTTGCGGCGCGGTGCCTGCAGCCCGGAGCAGCACGCCCGGGTCGGCCGGCTCACCGCGCGCCTGGCCTCGATCCGGCAGCTGTCGCTGTCCGTGGCCGCCGCCCTGGAGGCCGGCCGCCCGGCCGATGTGCAGGCCGCGCTGGTCAAGGACCTCGGCACCCGCTTCGAGGGCGAACTCATCAACGAGGCACGGGAGATCCTGCCGGTCGCCGCCCGGTTCGACGCCACCCGCGGCAGCTACCCCGAACTGCTCGCCACCGCGATCCTGCACTCACCGGGATACACCCTGCGCGGCGGCACCAACGAGATCCTGCGCGGCATCATCACCCGAGGCCTGGAGGCGTCCCGATGA
- a CDS encoding acyl-CoA dehydrogenase family protein — MSTQSVFERAATVLAGPSAPDTPRAVWDALRTAGALPPLDADPADLVALVGEAGYHGTPAPLAETLLVARPLLAAAGLAAPHGPLAVAAGPLDVVFAHPDTGNRVGPPGAGGTDDAVRVSGVLSRVPWARAADAVVVLTEGPSCGPVLLLLEAGEFLRVEGTNLAGEPRDDLVLIDAAVPAERVRRIPAALAREAQWRSGLARAALIAGAARRCVDLTVARTGSRVQFGRPLSHFQAVKQEEARLIEEAALVDAAVGAAAAALPTPDTCELPAWIAAAQASASVAEITRIAHQLHGAIGFTELSRLHLATTRLWSWRDEDGTEQAWCRRIGRQVVEGDPLWPQVTGG; from the coding sequence ATGAGCACCCAATCCGTCTTCGAACGGGCTGCCACCGTGCTGGCCGGACCGAGCGCGCCCGACACCCCCCGGGCGGTGTGGGACGCGCTGCGCACGGCCGGTGCCCTGCCGCCGCTCGACGCGGACCCGGCCGACCTGGTCGCGCTGGTCGGCGAGGCCGGCTACCACGGCACCCCGGCCCCGCTCGCCGAGACACTGCTGGTCGCCCGCCCACTGCTGGCCGCGGCCGGGCTCGCCGCACCCCACGGGCCGCTCGCGGTCGCCGCCGGCCCACTCGACGTGGTCTTCGCCCACCCCGACACGGGCAACCGGGTCGGCCCGCCGGGTGCGGGCGGCACCGACGACGCCGTGCGGGTCAGCGGCGTGCTGAGCCGGGTGCCATGGGCCCGGGCAGCCGACGCCGTGGTGGTGCTGACCGAGGGGCCGTCCTGCGGGCCGGTCCTGCTGCTCCTCGAAGCAGGCGAGTTCCTGCGGGTCGAGGGCACCAACCTGGCGGGTGAGCCCAGGGACGACCTGGTGCTGATCGACGCGGCCGTCCCCGCCGAACGGGTTCGCCGGATCCCGGCCGCCCTGGCCCGTGAGGCGCAGTGGCGCTCCGGCCTGGCCCGTGCCGCCCTGATCGCCGGCGCGGCCCGCCGCTGCGTCGACCTCACCGTCGCCCGCACCGGCTCCCGCGTGCAGTTCGGCCGCCCGCTGAGCCACTTCCAGGCGGTCAAGCAGGAGGAGGCCAGGCTGATCGAGGAGGCGGCGCTGGTCGACGCGGCCGTCGGCGCTGCCGCAGCCGCCCTGCCCACTCCCGACACCTGCGAGCTCCCCGCTTGGATCGCCGCCGCCCAGGCCTCGGCCTCGGTCGCCGAGATCACCCGCATCGCCCACCAGCTCCACGGCGCCATCGGCTTCACCGAACTCAGCCGACTCCACCTGGCCACCACCCGGCTGTGGTCGTGGCGCGACGAGGACGGCACCGAGCAGGCCTGGTGCCGGAGGATCGGCCGGCAAGTAGTGGAGGGCGACCCGCTGTGGCCCCAGGTGACCGGCGGCTGA
- a CDS encoding carboxymuconolactone decarboxylase family protein has protein sequence MATTVNRAEIEADIKETLGLVPHFFTKIPTELLGPEWEIFKRIELGETLIPNKYKELIGVGLHAETKCRYCSLFHTEAAKLFGATDEEIQEAVHYAKASLGWSAYINGMQEDYDQFEAELKQVTDYVRAKAA, from the coding sequence ATGGCCACCACGGTCAACCGTGCCGAGATCGAGGCCGACATCAAGGAGACGCTGGGCCTCGTCCCGCACTTCTTCACCAAGATCCCCACCGAGCTGCTCGGGCCGGAGTGGGAGATCTTCAAGCGGATCGAACTCGGCGAGACGCTGATCCCGAACAAGTACAAGGAACTGATCGGGGTCGGGCTGCACGCCGAGACCAAGTGCCGCTACTGCTCCCTGTTCCACACCGAGGCCGCCAAGCTCTTCGGCGCCACCGACGAGGAGATCCAGGAGGCCGTCCACTACGCCAAGGCCAGCCTCGGCTGGAGCGCGTACATCAACGGCATGCAGGAGGACTACGACCAGTTCGAGGCCGAGCTGAAGCAGGTCACCGACTACGTCCGCGCCAAGGCCGCGTGA